Proteins encoded in a region of the Salipiger sp. CCB-MM3 genome:
- a CDS encoding Hint domain-containing protein, whose protein sequence is MTTAYRGTFVISWSQTRIDGLKAAPPSALQVGAAWAWCGELVKVAGPSGPDVFDREDGEAELRKRAAQMVRRLVSEAMTDQSAERRAHPETSQSDVSAPRQTGGAVMPESSFVVTDGLKSYTVTEIEVADSSRPLLMFVGEIPPRDKDMWVVHNTLEPSFRRDRARPDEGGVICFAAGTRILTPRGLVAVEHLREGDSVQTKDDGIQPVHWVGSRRMSGARLHVMPDLRPVLIRAGAFGIERPDDEFLVSPEHRMLIRGAVARALFNTDEVLVAAKHLVNGSTIRRDIGQREVTYVHLLLPRHEIVFANGVETESFHPANTALSSLCDDDRARLMSLLPGIAERPCLYGTHARRNLSAREAALLMKEAA, encoded by the coding sequence ATGACAACGGCCTATCGTGGCACGTTCGTCATCTCTTGGTCACAGACGCGCATAGACGGCCTGAAGGCCGCGCCTCCGTCGGCCCTGCAAGTTGGGGCCGCTTGGGCTTGGTGTGGTGAGTTAGTAAAGGTCGCGGGACCCTCGGGTCCCGATGTGTTTGACCGGGAAGATGGGGAAGCGGAGCTTCGCAAGCGGGCGGCGCAGATGGTGCGCCGGTTGGTGAGCGAAGCCATGACGGATCAATCGGCGGAACGCCGGGCACATCCGGAGACTTCACAAAGCGATGTATCCGCGCCGCGCCAAACCGGCGGCGCGGTCATGCCGGAGTCCAGCTTTGTCGTCACGGACGGCTTGAAAAGCTACACGGTGACAGAGATCGAGGTCGCGGACAGCTCGCGGCCTCTGTTGATGTTCGTCGGAGAGATACCGCCGCGCGACAAGGACATGTGGGTCGTCCACAATACGCTCGAGCCGAGTTTCCGGCGCGATCGCGCGCGCCCGGACGAGGGCGGGGTGATCTGCTTTGCGGCGGGGACGCGCATCCTGACGCCGCGCGGGCTTGTCGCGGTCGAGCATCTGCGCGAGGGCGACAGCGTGCAGACCAAGGACGACGGCATTCAGCCAGTGCATTGGGTCGGCAGCCGCAGGATGAGCGGCGCGCGCCTGCATGTGATGCCCGATCTGCGCCCGGTGCTCATCCGTGCGGGCGCCTTTGGAATCGAGCGCCCGGACGATGAGTTTCTCGTCTCGCCGGAGCATCGGATGCTGATCCGCGGCGCGGTGGCGCGGGCGCTGTTCAACACCGACGAAGTTCTTGTGGCCGCCAAACATCTGGTCAACGGCAGCACGATCCGCCGGGACATCGGGCAGCGCGAGGTGACTTATGTGCATCTGCTGCTGCCACGGCATGAGATCGTCTTTGCCAATGGCGTCGAGACGGAGAGCTTCCATCCCGCCAATACGGCGCTTTCGAGCCTGTGCGACGATGATCGCGCGCGGCTCATGAGCCTTTTGCCGGGCATTGCCGAGCGTCCCTGTCTCTATGGCACACACGCACGCCGCAACCTCAGCGCGCGCGAAGCGGCGCTGCTGATGAAGGAAGCGGCCTGA
- a CDS encoding KpsF/GutQ family sugar-phosphate isomerase, whose translation MPETPSDIARAVLATETEALTRLADELPADFDAVVDLLLHIRGRVIVSGMGKSGHVAAKIAATLASTGTPAQFVHPGEASHGDLGMITSADAVILISNSGETRELADMIGYCARFSIPMIAVTKRAGSTLASAAQHLLLLPDAPEACAIGMAPTTSTTLCMALGDALAVALMSNRGFGKESYAHFHPGGSLGAALLRVSAVMHKGDELPVVRPETPMSEALVTMSQKGFGVAAVVEGGSLSGIITDGDLRRNMEGLLERRAGDVATPGPLTTRPEMLLTEALGILNEKKRTVLLVVDEAGQLVGLLHIHDALRAGVA comes from the coding sequence ATGCCCGAAACCCCGTCCGACATCGCCCGCGCCGTCCTCGCCACCGAGACCGAAGCGCTGACCCGGCTCGCCGACGAGCTGCCCGCCGATTTCGACGCGGTGGTCGATCTGCTGCTGCACATCCGGGGCCGCGTCATCGTCTCGGGCATGGGCAAATCCGGCCATGTGGCCGCGAAGATCGCCGCCACCCTCGCCTCCACCGGCACCCCGGCGCAATTTGTGCACCCCGGCGAGGCCAGCCACGGCGATCTGGGGATGATCACCTCGGCGGATGCGGTGATCCTGATCTCCAATTCCGGCGAGACCCGTGAGTTGGCCGATATGATCGGCTATTGCGCCCGCTTCTCGATCCCGATGATCGCGGTGACGAAACGCGCGGGCAGCACGCTGGCCAGCGCCGCGCAGCATCTGCTGCTGCTGCCCGACGCGCCCGAAGCCTGCGCCATCGGCATGGCCCCCACCACCTCGACCACCCTGTGTATGGCGCTCGGCGATGCGCTTGCCGTGGCGCTGATGAGCAACCGTGGGTTCGGCAAGGAAAGCTATGCGCATTTCCACCCCGGCGGCTCGCTCGGTGCGGCGCTGCTGCGGGTCTCGGCGGTGATGCACAAGGGCGACGAGCTGCCCGTGGTGCGCCCGGAAACTCCGATGAGCGAAGCGCTGGTGACCATGTCGCAGAAGGGCTTTGGCGTCGCTGCGGTGGTCGAGGGCGGCAGCCTGAGCGGCATCATCACCGACGGCGACCTGCGCCGCAACATGGAGGGGCTGCTGGAGCGCCGCGCCGGCGATGTGGCGACCCCCGGCCCGCTCACCACGCGGCCGGAGATGCTGCTTACCGAGGCGCTTGGCATCCTCAACGAGAAGAAGCGCACGGTCCTTCTGGTGGTTGACGAGGCCGGGCAACTGGTCGGTCTGCTGCACATCCATGACGCGCTGCGGGCGGGCGTGGCCTGA
- a CDS encoding LrgB family protein, producing the protein MTDPLLVWSYLESGPLLWLTATLVAYWIADRIFRLSRGKPWFNPVMLSVILLGALLMATGTPYETYFEGAQFVHFMLGPATVALALPLHANLRRVRKAALPMALALLAGSLTAVVSALGLAKALGAEGQLLASLAPKSATAPVAIGISEKLGGDPAMTAVLVLLTGMIGAIAVTPMLNALGLRDWRARGFATGVAAHGVGTARALQVHPTAGAFAGIGMGMNAVLTGILAPLVLHLFE; encoded by the coding sequence ATGACCGATCCGCTTCTCGTCTGGTCGTATCTCGAAAGCGGCCCGCTGCTGTGGCTGACGGCGACGCTGGTGGCCTATTGGATCGCCGACCGGATCTTCCGGCTCAGCCGCGGCAAGCCGTGGTTCAATCCGGTGATGCTTTCGGTGATCCTGCTGGGCGCGCTGCTGATGGCCACGGGCACCCCCTATGAGACCTATTTCGAAGGCGCGCAATTCGTCCACTTCATGCTTGGCCCGGCGACGGTGGCGCTGGCGCTGCCGCTGCACGCCAACCTGCGCCGGGTGCGCAAGGCCGCGCTGCCCATGGCGTTGGCGCTGCTGGCAGGCTCGCTGACGGCGGTGGTCTCGGCGCTTGGGCTGGCAAAGGCGCTGGGGGCGGAAGGGCAGCTGCTGGCCTCGCTGGCGCCGAAATCGGCCACCGCGCCGGTGGCGATCGGCATTTCGGAAAAGCTCGGCGGCGATCCGGCGATGACCGCGGTGCTGGTGCTGCTGACCGGGATGATCGGGGCGATCGCGGTGACGCCGATGCTCAATGCGCTGGGGCTGCGCGACTGGCGTGCGCGCGGCTTTGCAACGGGTGTTGCCGCGCATGGCGTCGGCACCGCGCGGGCGTTGCAGGTGCATCCGACCGCCGGGGCCTTTGCGGGCATCGGCATGGGGATGAACGCGGTGCTGACGGGCATCCTCGCGCCACTGGTGCTGCATCTGTTCGAGTAG